A genomic segment from Salmo trutta chromosome 38, fSalTru1.1, whole genome shotgun sequence encodes:
- the LOC115177926 gene encoding antigen LPMC-61-like — translation MIIGIAFRVSWLCCLLIGGITCSTSSDGYPALGSDAAWLYAGSLGSKGYGNYNSPTAEMQAQLTEEQQKHPAAILQKQLAPMSQAPQKMWYPAQMPQKQPATELQHQKEQASIPQLPQQVWHPVQIPQQQKQPATGPQQQKELTTMPQKQLAPMPIPQNQPTAMPQQAWYPAPMPPPQKQPATMPQQVWHPAQQHSSRTSAAEGTGRHNSASVASSSNAAEATDCHAPASVHKQPAATLQQVWQAAPMPQQPHDVWYPAKMVQKQQPSATRQQKELTAMPQQEWHPAQMPQKQPTAEPQQQKQLTDLGPGSVDSSSMSPAAEATGC, via the exons ATGATTATTGGAATCGCTTTCAG agttTCTTGGCTTTGTTGCCTGCTAATTGGAGGGATAACCTGTTCTACATCAA GTGATGGGTATCCTGCACTAGGTTCTGATGCAGCATGGCTCTATGCAGGCTCACTTGGGTCTAAAGGATATGGTAATTACAACTCTCCAACAGCTGAAATGCAAGCGCAGCTGACCGAAGAGCAACAGAAGCATCCGGCTGCCATCCTGCAAAAACAACTGGCCCCCATGTCCCAGGCACCTCAGAAAATGTGGTATCCAGCTCAAATGCCCCAGAAGCAACCAGCTACTGAACTTCAGCATCAGAAGGAACAGGCCTCCATACCCCAGCTACCTcagcaagtgtggcatccagTTCAAATACCCCAGCAGCAAAAGCAACCAGCTACTGGTCCTCAGCAGCAGAAGGAACTGACCACCATGCCCCAGAAGCAACTGGCTCCAATGCCTATACCTCAGAACCAACCAACAGCTATGCCCCAGCAAGCATGGTATCCAGCCCCAATGCCTCCACCGCAGAAGCAACCGGCCACCATGCCCcagcaagtgtggcatccagctcaGCAGCACAGCAGCAGAACCTCAGCAGCAGAAGGAACCGGCCGCCATAACTCAGCAAGTGTTgcatccagctcaaatgctgCTGAAGCAACCGACTGCCATGCCCCAGCAAGTGTG CATAAGCAACCGGCTGCCACGCTTCAGCAAGTGTGGCAAGCGGCCCCCATGCCCCAGCAGCCTCATGACGTGTGGTATCCAGCTAAAATGGTCCAGAAGCAACAACCCTCTGCAACTCGGCAGCAGAAGGAACTGACCGCCATGCCTCAGCAAGAgtggcatccagctcaaatgcCCCAGAAGCAACCAACCGCTGAACCTCAGCAGCAGAAGCAACTGACCGACCTTGGCCCAGGAAGTGTGGACTCCAGCTCAATGTCCCCAGCAGCAGAAGCAACCGGCTGCTGA